In Pontibacillus yanchengensis, the following are encoded in one genomic region:
- a CDS encoding SET domain-containing protein yields the protein MIEVRTSSITDDDLNKGVFAKQDIPKDELLHEAPVIPYPNDEHHHIEKTQLADYVFEYGEHHSAFLLGYGMMFNHSYQPNAYYEINFESGTFEFYAYTDIEEGEEVLINYNGEVDNETPLWFNEVSNEENE from the coding sequence TTGATAGAAGTACGTACATCCTCCATTACAGATGATGATTTAAATAAAGGCGTTTTTGCCAAACAAGATATACCGAAAGATGAGTTATTGCACGAAGCACCTGTAATTCCTTATCCTAATGATGAACACCATCACATTGAGAAAACACAACTGGCTGACTATGTATTTGAGTACGGAGAGCATCATTCAGCATTTCTTTTAGGTTACGGCATGATGTTTAACCATTCTTATCAACCAAATGCATACTATGAAATCAACTTTGAAAGCGGAACGTTCGAGTTTTATGCTTATACTGATATTGAAGAAGGGGAAGAAGTTCTCATAAACTACAATGGTGAAGTCGATAATGAGACACCTTTATGGTTTAATGAAGTCTCAAACGAAGAGAACGAATAA
- a CDS encoding MtnX-like HAD-IB family phosphatase, with product MKKWAFVSDFDGTISNKDFYWVIIEKYFPEGEELFKKWKAGQMKDIDFLSTVFSSINQDEEQIIKDILDIPIDEYVPSLIHHVQQNGGDVYILSAGTDYYIHHILQKYDIQNVIVLSNEGYYHNQNVHMNIDPEHRHYSERYGIDKSKVIQELQTEYDTVHFVGDSEPDSHPAVYADLTFAKDALQDILEAKNISFNPVNDFRDVEDTLIQKGFIADV from the coding sequence ATGAAGAAATGGGCATTTGTTTCCGATTTTGATGGCACGATTTCCAACAAAGATTTTTACTGGGTAATCATTGAGAAATATTTTCCTGAAGGTGAAGAGCTATTCAAGAAATGGAAAGCAGGTCAGATGAAGGATATAGATTTTCTCAGTACTGTTTTTTCTTCCATAAACCAGGATGAAGAGCAAATTATAAAGGATATACTGGATATCCCAATTGATGAATACGTACCTTCTTTGATTCATCACGTTCAACAAAACGGTGGGGACGTCTATATATTAAGTGCTGGTACGGATTATTACATCCATCATATCTTACAAAAATATGATATTCAGAATGTAATTGTCCTTTCGAATGAAGGGTACTATCACAATCAAAATGTACATATGAATATCGATCCAGAACACCGACATTATTCAGAAAGATACGGTATTGATAAATCCAAAGTAATACAAGAATTACAAACAGAATACGATACGGTTCATTTCGTAGGAGACAGTGAACCTGATTCACATCCTGCCGTTTATGCTGACCTTACCTTTGCAAAAGATGCCTTACAAGATATTCTAGAAGCTAAGAATATCTCTTTTAATCCTGTTAACGACTTTAGAGACGTTGAAGATACGTTAATACAAAAAGGGTTTATAGCTGATGTCTAG
- a CDS encoding histidine phosphatase family protein, translated as MGKNLYVIRHCKAEGQAFDEQLTDEGHKQAQQLRDLFSTVQVDRIISSPYTRALQSIKPISGAKRVEIETDSRLEERKLSSKQLPDWLEKLESTFSNMDLAYEGGESSREATARVVQLMEECKADQNVESIIIVTHGNLMSLLLNHFSQDFGFEGWKKLSNPDVYVVQLGEDGTNVKRIWEERRK; from the coding sequence ATGGGAAAGAATTTATATGTCATTAGACATTGTAAAGCAGAGGGACAGGCATTTGACGAACAACTGACGGATGAAGGACATAAACAAGCTCAACAATTACGCGATTTATTTTCAACGGTTCAAGTAGATCGTATAATCTCAAGTCCGTACACGAGAGCACTACAATCTATTAAACCAATAAGTGGAGCAAAAAGAGTAGAAATAGAGACCGATAGTCGCTTAGAGGAAAGAAAACTAAGTAGTAAGCAATTACCGGATTGGTTAGAAAAACTCGAGTCCACCTTTTCAAACATGGACCTAGCGTATGAAGGAGGAGAATCTAGTAGAGAAGCTACAGCACGTGTAGTTCAACTGATGGAAGAATGTAAAGCAGACCAAAATGTAGAATCTATCATAATTGTTACTCACGGTAACTTGATGTCATTACTACTGAACCACTTCTCGCAAGATTTTGGATTTGAAGGTTGGAAGAAACTAAGTAATCCAGATGTTTATGTGGTGCAATTAGGCGAAGATGGAACTAATGTTAAGAGGATTTGGGAAGAGAGGAGGAAATGA
- a CDS encoding NUDIX hydrolase, giving the protein MEKQHPKHIIAVSAYITDDNGEVLLVRTHDRADTWESPGGQVEEGEPLDQAVCREVYEETNIEIDLIGITGIYYSVSKNLLSVVFKATYKSGDIDIQVDEIQDAAFIPLNESNIDDYITRPHMKSRTLDAMNAKHTIPYETWDARTQQLLGRIN; this is encoded by the coding sequence ATGGAGAAACAACACCCGAAACACATCATTGCAGTATCGGCTTATATTACTGATGATAATGGAGAGGTTCTCTTAGTAAGAACGCATGATCGAGCAGACACTTGGGAATCTCCAGGAGGGCAAGTAGAAGAAGGGGAACCATTGGATCAAGCAGTTTGCAGAGAAGTGTATGAAGAAACGAATATTGAAATAGATCTAATTGGGATAACAGGCATCTATTATAGTGTTTCAAAGAACTTGCTATCGGTTGTCTTCAAAGCAACTTATAAAAGTGGAGATATAGATATTCAAGTAGATGAAATCCAGGATGCAGCATTTATCCCTTTGAATGAATCAAACATTGATGATTACATAACACGTCCACATATGAAGTCAAGGACATTGGATGCAATGAACGCGAAACATACCATTCCTTATGAAACTTGGGATGCAAGAACTCAGCAATTATTAGGTAGAATAAATTGA
- a CDS encoding iron-containing alcohol dehydrogenase family protein: MSSPITSVPIPAILEIKKDVIYKLEEILEKHGFGNVLMLFDDFTYHHYEKKVKESFTNTKVVTMSLEANLDINDLINRAFSMEVYDVIVAVGGGSVIDYGKYIGFSRQTPFISIPTSASNDGFASSNCSLLINGKKTTVPAKVPYGIIADLTIIQSAPSKFILAGIGDLMSNITALYDWEFEESHGVTHVNAFASMLSKKAVNSFIRTPMHDIQNPTLLKELVSSLTMGGVATVISGNSAPISGSEHLISHALDQYAEHPHMHGIQVGIATYIMAHVQEHRADRMSKVFHRTGFFEYVKTLHINKKDLSHAIEQSHLMKPYRYTYLHEETYRQKALQFLEQDPVLQDILK, translated from the coding sequence ATGTCTAGTCCAATTACAAGTGTCCCGATACCTGCTATTTTAGAGATCAAGAAAGATGTGATTTATAAGCTAGAAGAAATACTAGAGAAACATGGCTTTGGAAATGTCCTTATGTTATTTGATGATTTCACCTATCACCATTATGAAAAGAAGGTAAAAGAATCCTTTACGAACACAAAGGTCGTTACGATGAGCTTAGAAGCAAACCTAGACATTAATGACTTAATTAATCGAGCATTTTCTATGGAAGTATATGATGTGATTGTAGCTGTTGGTGGAGGTTCTGTTATTGATTATGGTAAATATATCGGTTTTTCAAGACAGACACCCTTTATCAGTATTCCTACCTCTGCTTCAAACGATGGCTTTGCCAGCAGCAACTGCTCCCTTCTTATTAATGGTAAAAAAACAACTGTTCCTGCAAAAGTTCCTTATGGGATCATTGCAGACCTAACCATCATTCAAAGCGCTCCATCTAAGTTTATACTAGCTGGTATAGGAGATTTAATGTCGAACATAACAGCTCTTTATGACTGGGAATTCGAGGAATCTCATGGGGTAACGCACGTTAATGCATTTGCGTCGATGCTAAGTAAAAAAGCAGTAAACAGCTTTATTCGGACGCCGATGCATGACATTCAGAACCCTACGCTATTAAAAGAACTCGTCAGCTCTTTAACCATGGGTGGAGTCGCTACAGTCATTAGTGGAAATAGTGCTCCAATAAGTGGATCAGAACACTTAATATCTCACGCACTCGACCAATATGCAGAACATCCTCACATGCACGGCATTCAAGTCGGTATTGCCACATACATTATGGCGCACGTCCAAGAACACAGAGCAGATCGGATGAGCAAGGTGTTTCATCGTACTGGATTTTTTGAATATGTAAAAACGCTACACATTAATAAAAAAGACCTTTCTCATGCAATCGAACAAAGTCATCTTATGAAGCCTTATCGATACACCTATCTGCATGAGGAAACATACCGACAAAAGGCATTGCAGTTTTTGGAGCAGGACCCGGTGTTACAGGACATACTGAAGTAA
- a CDS encoding DUF4870 domain-containing protein: MDSKNVNDDNEAIAADIQENKVIGILAYFLFFIPLLTSKDSKFAMYHANQGLLLFLLVLAVNTVGTILPLIGWLLILPIGNLLILCLLIMGIINSSKGEMKPLPVLGKYTIITPPDKN; the protein is encoded by the coding sequence ATGGACTCGAAAAACGTCAATGATGATAATGAAGCAATCGCAGCGGACATCCAAGAGAACAAAGTAATCGGTATTCTAGCGTACTTCCTTTTTTTTATTCCGTTGTTAACATCGAAGGATTCTAAGTTTGCTATGTATCATGCTAATCAAGGGCTCTTATTGTTTTTACTCGTACTGGCGGTAAATACGGTTGGTACCATTCTTCCACTTATAGGGTGGCTGCTTATACTGCCGATTGGAAATCTATTGATTTTATGCCTTCTAATCATGGGAATCATTAACAGCTCTAAAGGAGAAATGAAGCCACTTCCAGTGTTAGGAAAGTACACTATCATCACACCCCCTGATAAAAATTAA